One genomic segment of Falco cherrug isolate bFalChe1 chromosome 13, bFalChe1.pri, whole genome shotgun sequence includes these proteins:
- the LOC129737252 gene encoding uncharacterized protein LOC129737252 — translation MTHQMSMVTEGHSSWTVSMCSPPQRQPNGTSDQRNPQSIYSVCHGPQSPSQHLTPHFRAVAKVKYHKRNAPQKERSVQGSPQASAVAGCDPRQCPTQLSEAVGANEEGSTPQPVVSILSRENSLLPTDLVVGLNAGDMGTGSQIYLVTNHVFSLATHSPVLPWKEETTAETQPPSPSKAEENLPASLQAVRDYCHTGRVPTSADPTSSQICLAGLKSPSTMEGGDLGVVASLGLKAGEQLPASHLWFPIPGYQRGVKCVCTKATPVPLPQQLGAEAGNLPIPRYHFPTGDSRPPCTISSSHLLSHK, via the coding sequence ATGACGCATCAAATGAGTATGGTAACAGAGGGACACAGCAGTTGGACAGTCAGCATGTGCAGTCCTCCACAAAGACAACCAAATGGGACTTCAGACCAGAGGAACCCACAAAGCATCTATTCTGTGTGTCATGGGCCACAAAGTCCCTCCCAACACCTCACACCACACTTCAGAGCTGTAGCAAAGGTCAAATACCACAAGCGTAATGCAccacagaaagagagaagtgTGCAAGGCTCTCCCCAAGCCTCAGCAGTGGCAGGCTGTGATCCACGCCAGTGCCCCACACAACTGTCAGAAGCTGTCGGTGCTAACGAGGAAGGTAGCACACCCCAGCCAGTGGTGTCTATTTTATCAAGGGAAAactccctcctgcccacagaTCTGGTAGTTGGATTAAatgctggggacatggggacaggaTCACAGATATACCTTGTCACAAATCATGTATTTTCTCTGGCCACTCACTCACCAGTGCTCCCCTGGAAGGAAGAAACCACAGCAGAAACCCAgcctccttctccctccaaggcagaagaaaaccttCCTGCCTCCCTTCAGGCAGTGCGGGATTATTGCCACACGGGCAGGGTGCCAACAAGCGCTGACCCAACCTCCTCTCAGATCTGCTTGGCGGGACTCAAAAGCCCCTCTACAATGGAAGGAGGAGATTTGGGAGTTGTAGCTTCCTTAGGGTTAAAAGCTGGTGAGCAGCTACCAGCCAGCCATTTGTGGTTCCCCATTCCAGGGTACCAGAGGGGTGTGAAATGTGTATGCACCAAAGCAACACCTGTGCCTCTTCCCCAGCAATTAGGGGCTGAGGCAGGGAACCTCCCCATCCCCAGATACCACTTCCCCACCGGTGATTCTAGACCTCCTTGCACCATTTCCTCCTCCCACCTCCTTTCCCACAAGTAA